The following nucleotide sequence is from Amia ocellicauda isolate fAmiCal2 chromosome 14, fAmiCal2.hap1, whole genome shotgun sequence.
CCACTCGGACCCAACTCCCGCTGTGGGCGTGGCCTGTGGCGGCTGGGCCTGGGACCCCTGCAGGGTCACGTTCCCCTCCTGGCGGTTGTTGGGCAACTCCTCAAGCTGCAGCAGGTTCAGGGGGGAGGAGCAGCGCGACTGGAAGAGCGGCGACTGGACACCCTCGCGGTCCGGGGGCGGCTGGCTGCAGGACTGGGGGGTGCTGGAGCGTGACAGCAGCTGGGGCAGGTCCTGGGGCAAGGAGGGGGCGGCCGCCACAGAGACTGGAGCGGCGGGGGTGGGGATGGGGAGGGTGGGCTGGACCAGGAGAGGGTGCTGGGGGTGGAGCTGGGGGGCAGGAACAGGGCCTGGTGGGAAGGGGAAGATGGGGGTGGGGCTGAAGTAGGGGTGGGTCAGGGCAGGGGCACCCAGCTGGGGGAACATGTAGTTGGGCAACACGAAGGCCACCATTGGGGCCACCATGGGCGGGGCGGCGGTGGGGGCCAGCTGCGGCTGCTGGGGGTAGTGCAGGCTAGTCTGAGGGTCCTGGAGGAAGGGGCCGCCTTGGGGGGCCGCCTGGGGGGAGCGGTGCCCGACCGACACTGGAGGGGCAGGGTAGACCGACAGGGGGTAGGTGGGCAGGAGTCCGGGGTGGTAGGGCAGCGGGGGCAGGCTGGCCTGGGAGCCCACCGAGGGGggccaggaggaggaggaggtgtggGGCCCCAGGGGCAGGTGGGGGGGCGATAGGGAGGCTCCTGGCCCCCCTGCCACCCCCAATCCCAGCGCCGCCGCCCCCAGCATCACCGAGCTGCTCCGCTCCGACGGCTCCTGCTGCTTCAGGCGCTTGGCCCGGGTGCGGCTGCCCCGGCGGGCACTGCTGCCCCCCATGGGGTAGTCCCTGGAGCTGCGCAcacctgggggagagagagagagagagggaccaGTTAGTGTCATCAACACAGCCGTACAAGCCAGATCTATCATGGAAACCCCGCTCTGACTCCCCCCCCGTCTCTCCTACTTTCTGCCTCTCCCCACCATCTCCCTGCCTatttctccctcctctcccctgCATCTCTaccctctttctctcctctccaTCACCCCATCTGTCCATCTctccccaccctctccccctccaTATCTCCATCTCTTCcctcctttctctcccctctccctcctctccatcATCCCTTGCTCACCTTTGCTGTGGGGCGCCCCGCTGTGCCGCCGCTGGTTGGGGTTGCCCTGGGGCTCGAACACACGCAGCTGGCTGAGTTCCCGGAAGCGCTGCAGGAAGGCCAGCTCCTCCTGCTGGGTGTGCACTGACAGCACCTCCTTGGTCAGGCGGGCCTCCCGGGAGTCCCTCTCCGCCGCGGGGGGCGTGGGGACTTGGGGTACGGGCGGGGGCAGAGCCACGACGGTGGGTGCGGGCGTGGGGGCCGGGGCGGGGGTGGgtgtgggagtgggagtggagGGGGTCTCTTCCATCATGACAATGtctgtgagagggagagggagggagagagaaagagagggagggaaagggagagaaagggaggaggGCTTTAGTTTACACTGCCAGAGAGACTGAGTGACTCACAGAGacggacaggacaggacaggacaggacagatttgtgtgagtgtgtctgtaagtgtccgtgagtgtgtgggagtgtctgagggtgtcagagtgtcagtgtCAGCGTGTCAGTGTGCGTGTGGGTTGTCAGCGCGTCAGTGTATACCTGACTCCGGGGGTTTCTTGTCTCCCACGTGGACGATGGTGCTGCTGAAGCTGCACTGTGAGGTGATCGAGGCCACGCTCTCCGCCTTGCCGTGCAGCGCCAAGGGGGTGAGGCCATGCGCCGGACCCCCGCGCGCCACCGCCGTCGCCGCAGCCCCTGAGACACAGCACAGCTCCATCAGCACCCTGGCACTCACctgcacactctctcactctctcactcatgCTCTCGCTCACACACTCTTGCGAACAGTGCGTTGCTCGGCGGACAACCAAGATTGCGTCCCGTCAGTCGTGACGAGAAAAAGTGGGCGATTTCAAGGGAGGCAAGTCGGGATTTTGGGGGGCGTGGGGGGTTGTTCTGTAGTTCAGGGTGTGTTCTGGCAGGACAGAGGGGTGGTCGGATATGTGGGGGGCAGTACCGGGTGTTTTTCCTTGCTAATGGGGGGGGCATACCTTTGCCGGCGGCCTGTGCCTCCGCCCGGGATGGGTGCTTGTCGTCGTCGGAGTTGGACGACGAGCCGCACTTCCTCTTTACTGGGCTCGGCACGTTGCAGCTGTCCAGGTACCTGAGGGGGTGACATCATCAGAAAGGGACATCAGTACATGGCAACAAGCAAAACACAgttgcagtccagtccagtcagtgtctctgcagcagtccagtctagtccagtccagCTCTTAGGCCACTCACCGGATGATGCTGTCCAGACAGTTGATCTGCTGGTAGGAGTAGGGGGAGGGCAGCTCCTTCCTCTCCTCAAGAGCCAGGACGCAAGGTTGGGGGACGGCCTCCTTCACGGCCTCCGGCACCGGCCTCACCGCCTGACTACTGGACCGGGGCAGCACTACGCCTGGTtgggggaagggagagagagagagagagtcagtttTATGTCACCCCGCGCACGGTCTGGAGGTGTGCGTGCGTGCAGGCGGGCGTGACGCTGTGGGTCTGGTCTGGTACCTGTGCTGGTGTGCTTGCAGGCCGGTGGGCGACTGCGGGACTCGATAAACACCTTCTGCCCGTGGTTCTTCACCATGTGGACGTCTTTACAGATCTGCTGGAATGTCATCTGGGGAAAGACAGATGGGCAAGGGGTCAGGGACAGACTGGACAACTGGCACCTACATGACACACTGGCTGACCGACGCcctggctggctgactgactgactgacacactggctgactgacGTACCGGTTGGTGCTGCGGCGTGTCCTCAGCCGGGGCCCCAGTGCTGTCGCTGGACGAGGCCAGGCTGAGGTAGGGCTCATGGGAGCCGTTGCTGCCCACACTGCAGTAACCCAGAGAGCTGGAGCTGTGCACGGGCTGGGGAAACAACCATGACACGGTCAACAACCACACAGTACAGTCTGGGATACCCATCCAACCGCACACCATAGTCGGGGTCAGGGGTCCGGCCCGGCTCACCTGTAGCAGCAGGCGGTGGATCTGACTGCTGAGCTGGTGTATCTCGGGCACCATGGAGGGCAGCAGCCCCCCGCAGGGCGGAGCGAACACGTCCTCGTTCAAGGGGCTCCTGGGAGAGCGGAGGACGGCAGCACGGTCAGAGGGGAACAGCACTGGAGTTCAACTGTAtctactttgtgtgtgtgtctgtttctctctctctgtctctgtgggtctctctctctctgtctctttctttttctctgtgtgtctctctctcctactccgtctccatctctctctccaactGTCTCTCTGTACTTACGTGCGGACTTTGTGGCGGCCGATGATGAAGGCCACCTTGCGGCTCCAGGGGTTGACGAAGCAGGACCAGCTGGTGTCGATGGTGAGGTACTCTCCGCTGCGCGCGCACACCCGCAGAGGGGAGTGGTCCAGGGGCTGGCCGGCCAGCTGCAGGACTGAGGGgggggcagagggagagagacagcggtcagagacagacagagagacacagaaagggacagacagacagaaagagagactgagggggggggcagagggagagagacagcggtcagagacagagagaaagacagtgagagagagagacagacagagacagacataggtcagagacacagagagagagacagacagacactcactctTTTTGTGAATGGCCACCATTGCGGGCCGGTCTTCGGGGTGCAGGTACAGCAGGACAGGGGTCCCCACCAGGTCCTGGGGCAGGTAACCCAACAACGGCACGGCCCTGCAATAATGCAAACATACTGTAACGCACTGCCACCATCACAACACACCGCAACACAACCCCTCGCCGCACGGTGCATCGCTCGCTCTCTCCCGCTCACCTCTCGTCCACCTCCTGGAAGACGCAGCTGGGCGTGTGGCTGGTGGTGAAGATCCTCTTGTCAGGGGGGATGCGGGGCGCCTCGTAGCCAGAGTGCACGCGCTCGGCGATGATGAGGCAGCACGGCTGCGGCGCGGCATGGTCGGTGTCCCGCAGGGTCAGCTGGTAGGGCGTCAGTCGGAAGGGGGAGTAACGCAGCTCTCCCTCGCGCTCACGGCCCCCGCTGCAAACGCACACGTTACACACCGTTACACACATAGTCACAAAAACAGAggtagacagagacagacactgaGGGTTTAGgataagagagggagagagggaaagagagaaagaagaggAAGCGGGAGAAGGTGTAAAAGTGATAGATttaagcgagagagagagagggggaatgtGCGATtaaagaaaacgaaggagagaaGGCGAGGAGaacagatggacagagagagaggcagatggagagagagagagactgagagcgatgcaaagggagggagggagagagagagattgctcACCTCAATCTGCAGAACATGGACTTCTCCTGAGCGCAGTCCAGGGGCGAGGCAGCTggaagagggagacagagagaccgTCAGCACCTCTGAGCACCAGGGGGGGGGAGGGTATGACAGACCTATTACCGCTGCCAACTCGTTAATGAATTAGCAACACATCACCGCATAACCCTTCGGAAGTAAGAAACGTGGCTCGTGCCCACCTTTGCCGGTGCAGGCGGACCACACGGGAAGGCGGCAGGGCACGGTGCTGCTGTAGAACATGCTGACGTCCTGGGGGGCCAGCAGGCGCGAGAACAGTGCCCCCTGCAGACGGTCCGCCTTGCAGCGCAGCACATAGGCGGCCTGCGGGGACGCATACACCACCTTGCCCGACAGGAAGGACACGGCCACCGAGAAAGTgtcctgagagggagagggagagtgtcaATATAGACGCACTGGAAtgttgacagagagagagagagagagaggggaggggagggagagactCACTGTGTTTTTGAGGGTGTACTCGGAGGTGATGTTCTCCAGCTCGTCGATGGTGTAGGTGGACAGGTCCAGGCTGCTGTTCTGGTTGTCCTCCACGGCCCACTGATGATAATATTCCTGGTTGGctgtggagagggagggagagttaGGAATCTAGAGAAATTAAGGCATGAGCTCAGAATGCAGACgactcctccctccctccctccctccttctctctctctctctctcactcaccgcGCACTTGCTTGACGCAGGTTAGTGCGTGCTGCAGCGCGGCCAGGGTGCTCGAGCGGCTCCGCCCCTTCCGGTCCGCCGGCACCCGGATCTTGAGCTCCTTCAGCGCCGACATCAACTCTTTCTGGGTCTTGACCCGCGCAGACTGGTCAGAgctggggagggagagggaaaggcgTCAGATGTGGCACCGCCCTGCTGTGGCCGCGAGGCTCAGTACCGGAGGCCGGGCCGGGGGGCGCCGTTACCTGCAGCCGCTGGTGGACGGGTGGTCATGCTCGGAGCTGGCGCTCAGCAGGCTGTAGGCGATGGAGCTGCTGGGAGGCGACGGGCTGTGGGAGTTGGAGCTGTGGAAGGACAACAAGACAGGTTAGGGTCCCGATGACAGACAGAGACAAACAATCCTTCTATCCCTCCACATCTATCCATCCTCCTcgatccctttctctctctcaccttctatccctccctcactctccctctctccctcaccttctatttctccctctcaccttctatccctctgtccctctctccctctcaccttctatccctccctccctctcctcttctatccctccctccctccctgtcaccttctttccctccctcccaccctctctctccttctctccttctctccctccctccctccctccctccctctctctctctctctctctctctccccctccaccaCAGTGACTCCCCGCTCCCTCCCCCTCACCTCTTGTTGCTCTCCGTGGTCTCCAAGATCATGGCCGAGTCCTTGCCGTTGTGGCTGGAGCTGCTGTTGGAGGAGCGGGTGGACTGGCGGCCCTGTGACGAGCGCTGCGACCGCTGGCCCTCGCTCTCCTGGGCGGCCGAGTCGTTGCCGCTGGAGTTGCCGTTGCTGTGTGCGTCCGTGTCGTCCGAGGAGGCCGGCGGGGGCGGGGCGGGGCCCTCGAGGCGCGCCCCCCGCATCTCGCCACTCCCTCCTCCCTCGCTTCCACTCCCTCCGCCCGCCCCCGCGCCCAGGGGACTCCCCTCTCGCCCGCTATTGGCCTCAGAGCTGACGCTCAAGCCCGGGGAGCCGGCGCCCGGCCCCGACCGCGACCCCTCGGACTCCTCCCCCTCGGCCACGCCCCCCCGGCGCACCTCGTGGGCCTGGCTGGGGGCGGAGTCGGAGTTGTCGTCGCTCATGGTGGAGCGGTCCGGCGTCTGTGGGAGGGACTTCTGATTGCTGTGGGGCCGGGCACTAGGTGGGGCAGTCCTGTCCACTGGAGGGACCCATTGTGATGTAAATGGTTGGgtttaaatagtaataataataatgatgatgatgatgacgaagaaTGAAAAAATGATTATATCGATGCAGGAAGTCAAAGATAGTAATTAAACGAGCGGGATAGAAGGATGGAATTGACTGGGTTCTAGATCCAAATGGCCAGAGAGAATCTGATCTGTTTTTTTAtgctttctttgttttcttttggtgAGGAAATGTTTGCgtgtttttgtcttttcctCAATTCTCCTTGCCTTTCAGAGTGAGAAAAtaaatgctctctctctccaaacactGAAAAGCTGTAGCAGAAAACGCACAGATGCCAACAGAATATgaagtctttctctctcttgggGAAATGTGTCTGTCGTCTGCCAAGAGGAACGGGTGATGGATGCGTCTTCAGTTCTGTGCTCTCCtctcgtccgtctctctccgtCCTCCCGGGATGCTCGGAATTATCTTCTCAGATTATCTTCCTGAAAAATCAGATTAAATAAATCAGTGACAGTGTGGCTACAGCGACGACCCCGGTCATGACCTCCCAATATTAATTCCCCTCCCCGGCCACCTGGGCTCTGCCATTTCAAAAGGCGCTCTGCCCTTTGAACTTCAAAAGGATGCGCAGTGGGGGGgtaggaaagaaaagaaaaaacacagagagagcgagagagagggagacagacagacagaggaggGACAGATAGATCGAGTGGGTAAATGCTGCGTTAGTGACCGACACAACCGCACGGCAGGCTGAGGGGTCAGacgtgtctctctgtctctctctctctgtctctctctgggcGCTGTACATCGCCTGCACGATtgcgttttaatatattttttaacacaacATCAGAGTTACAAGAGAACATACTGAAGCTTCAGCACAGGAGGTCTGGCTGAGAGCGCGCTCAGGTGTCACTGCGGTGTGGGGCTATTTACaactcccccaccccaccccccccaagcCAATTACACCAATTACTTAACGAGGGATGATCTGGCCGGTCCGCCCCGGGGGTGGGAGGGGTTTCGTAATGACTCAGTCACAGAAGTCCGCAGGTGAGAGGAGACTTTCACTTCCCGGCACTGATCCCATTAGCCTGCAGTGTATTGCCCTGCCTCCGTCCACAGCATGTGCGTCTCCCAGGGCCCGGTTCAGTGCGTCAGCGAGGGCGAGGGACTGGGAGAGAGGCTACTttcacccccccacctctctctctctctctctctctctctctactcacattgtctctctctctccaacacTTTGTGCCAGATAACCCCTCCTTCTGACACAAATCATTACTCTTTTcaaattctttaaaaataaacgaATCACAGAACAAGGAagactaataataaatacacgtatACGTTATAGATCACCATCAACCTATATTATCAGCCACTGCTGCGTTAAGCCGTCCCAAAGATGCTTTccatagtatatatatatttattacaattacacattttataCTACAACATTAGAAAGTGCGATACAAGTAGCGTTCTGGCTGTCGTCGTTATAATGATTAGGTTCCTATACCcgtatatcattattattcatattattaattgtGCAGTGTGCACCTGCCTCACCATGCATAAACGCAACCAGGTCGCAGCTGTGTCCCAGGTGTT
It contains:
- the per1b gene encoding period circadian protein homolog 1b isoform X1 is translated as MSDDNSDSAPSQAHEVRRGGVAEGEESEGSRSGPGAGSPGLSVSSEANSGREGSPLGAGAGGGSGSEGGGSGEMRGARLEGPAPPPPASSDDTDAHSNGNSSGNDSAAQESEGQRSQRSSQGRQSTRSSNSSSSHNGKDSAMILETTESNKSSNSHSPSPPSSSIAYSLLSASSEHDHPSTSGCSSDQSARVKTQKELMSALKELKIRVPADRKGRSRSSTLAALQHALTCVKQVRANQEYYHQWAVEDNQNSSLDLSTYTIDELENITSEYTLKNTDTFSVAVSFLSGKVVYASPQAAYVLRCKADRLQGALFSRLLAPQDVSMFYSSTVPCRLPVWSACTGKAASPLDCAQEKSMFCRLSGGREREGELRYSPFRLTPYQLTLRDTDHAAPQPCCLIIAERVHSGYEAPRIPPDKRIFTTSHTPSCVFQEVDERAVPLLGYLPQDLVGTPVLLYLHPEDRPAMVAIHKKILQLAGQPLDHSPLRVCARSGEYLTIDTSWSCFVNPWSRKVAFIIGRHKVRTSPLNEDVFAPPCGGLLPSMVPEIHQLSSQIHRLLLQPVHSSSSLGYCSVGSNGSHEPYLSLASSSDSTGAPAEDTPQHQPMTFQQICKDVHMVKNHGQKVFIESRSRPPACKHTSTGVVLPRSSSQAVRPVPEAVKEAVPQPCVLALEERKELPSPYSYQQINCLDSIIRYLDSCNVPSPVKRKCGSSSNSDDDKHPSRAEAQAAGKGAAATAVARGGPAHGLTPLALHGKAESVASITSQCSFSSTIVHVGDKKPPESDIVMMEETPSTPTPTPTPAPAPTPAPTVVALPPPVPQVPTPPAAERDSREARLTKEVLSVHTQQEELAFLQRFRELSQLRVFEPQGNPNQRRHSGAPHSKGVRSSRDYPMGGSSARRGSRTRAKRLKQQEPSERSSSVMLGAAALGLGVAGGPGASLSPPHLPLGPHTSSSSWPPSVGSQASLPPLPYHPGLLPTYPLSVYPAPPVSVGHRSPQAAPQGGPFLQDPQTSLHYPQQPQLAPTAAPPMVAPMVAFVLPNYMFPQLGAPALTHPYFSPTPIFPFPPGPVPAPQLHPQHPLLVQPTLPIPTPAAPVSVAAAPSLPQDLPQLLSRSSTPQSCSQPPPDREGVQSPLFQSRCSSPLNLLQLEELPNNRQEGNVTLQGSQAQPPQATPTAGVGSEWVGQQGVAAVLATPTPLGSAGDHKQGENVEAIDCSNQDTMSTSSDLLDLLLQEDARSGTGSAASGSGSLGSGSNGCSTSGSGTRSSQSSHTSKYFGSVDSSENDLVGKKRVGQDSDQFIKYVLQDPIWLLMANTDEKVMMTYQLPSRDRAAVLRSDREALRAMQKQQPRFSEEQKRELSEVHPWIRTGQLPRAINITGCVGCNPSPPSLATPFDVELHDMELGGVLGSPEEGPGKTPAATESVAMEQEGTRPCTHGDDQEMLSEERGALAGGVLLAAAASMAE
- the per1b gene encoding period circadian protein homolog 1b isoform X2 produces the protein MSDDNSDSAPSQAHEVRRGGVAEGEESEGSRSGPGAGSPGLSVSSEANSGREGSPLGAGAGGGSGSEGGGSGEMRGARLEGPAPPPPASSDDTDAHSNGNSSGNDSAAQESEGQRSQRSSQGRQSTRSSNSSSSHNGKDSAMILETTESNKSSNSHSPSPPSSSIAYSLLSASSEHDHPSTSGCSSDQSARVKTQKELMSALKELKIRVPADRKGRSRSSTLAALQHALTCVKQVRANQEYYHQWAVEDNQNSSLDLSTYTIDELENITSEYTLKNTDTFSVAVSFLSGKVVYASPQAAYVLRCKADRLQGALFSRLLAPQDVSMFYSSTVPCRLPVWSACTGKAASPLDCAQEKSMFCRLSGGREREGELRYSPFRLTPYQLTLRDTDHAAPQPCCLIIAERVHSGYEAPRIPPDKRIFTTSHTPSCVFQEVDERAVPLLGYLPQDLVGTPVLLYLHPEDRPAMVAIHKKILQLAGQPLDHSPLRVCARSGEYLTIDTSWSCFVNPWSRKVAFIIGRHKVRTSPLNEDVFAPPCGGLLPSMVPEIHQLSSQIHRLLLQPVHSSSSLGYCSVGSNGSHEPYLSLASSSDSTGAPAEDTPQHQPMTFQQICKDVHMVKNHGQKVFIESRSRPPACKHTSTGVVLPRSSSQAVRPVPEAVKEAVPQPCVLALEERKELPSPYSYQQINCLDSIIRYLDSCNVPSPVKRKCGSSSNSDDDKHPSRAEAQAAGKDIVMMEETPSTPTPTPTPAPAPTPAPTVVALPPPVPQVPTPPAAERDSREARLTKEVLSVHTQQEELAFLQRFRELSQLRVFEPQGNPNQRRHSGAPHSKGVRSSRDYPMGGSSARRGSRTRAKRLKQQEPSERSSSVMLGAAALGLGVAGGPGASLSPPHLPLGPHTSSSSWPPSVGSQASLPPLPYHPGLLPTYPLSVYPAPPVSVGHRSPQAAPQGGPFLQDPQTSLHYPQQPQLAPTAAPPMVAPMVAFVLPNYMFPQLGAPALTHPYFSPTPIFPFPPGPVPAPQLHPQHPLLVQPTLPIPTPAAPVSVAAAPSLPQDLPQLLSRSSTPQSCSQPPPDREGVQSPLFQSRCSSPLNLLQLEELPNNRQEGNVTLQGSQAQPPQATPTAGVGSEWVGQQGVAAVLATPTPLGSAGDHKQGENVEAIDCSNQDTMSTSSDLLDLLLQEDARSGTGSAASGSGSLGSGSNGCSTSGSGTRSSQSSHTSKYFGSVDSSENDLVGKKRVGQDSDQFIKYVLQDPIWLLMANTDEKVMMTYQLPSRDRAAVLRSDREALRAMQKQQPRFSEEQKRELSEVHPWIRTGQLPRAINITGCVGCNPSPPSLATPFDVELHDMELGGVLGSPEEGPGKTPAATESVAMEQEGTRPCTHGDDQEMLSEERGALAGGVLLAAAASMAE